The Thermodesulfovibrio sp. 3462-1 genome contains the following window.
CCTGATACTTAAGCTGTGCTGTAAGAAGCTTTAAAAATGCTTCTTTATCAATTTTGTTGTTGCCAGTACCTGTTGTTTTTGGTTGCACTGTGTAAAGAGGATTATTAAATATGCTTGTTACATCTGCCATTTTTTATTCCTCCTTATACGAAATATTCAAAAAATTTTTGATTGCCTCTGTATTTTCTCTGTCCCTGACCATTGTAGGAATCAGAATATCCGCGATAATCCTTCATCAAATCAAGCAAGAAATCAGAGACTTTTATGCCTGAAGACTGAAGATTGCTTTTAATTTCCGGGATAAGAGCTGTAAGTGCCTCCTTTACATGGGGATAATCAACTTTCATATCAGCCCTGAGACCTGCATTGTCCATAGAAAGCTTAATCAGTATTTTACCAAGCTCTGGTGGTTCAAGCTGAACTACAACTGTTTTTTGAGAACTGGATACAGCCTTAAAAACTATATCTGAGACTTCACTTATCCGTGTAAAGGGAAGTTCAATTTTTTGCTCAAAATTTTTAATTTCATTGGTTCTGTCCTGAATATTGTGAAAAATATTTAATTGTGATGATAGCTCTTTGTTATTGAGGGTTTTTTTCATGATATAAGCATTTGGAAATTCTGAGTTATCACTGTCGCTTCCTGAATAGGTCTTAACAGCATTTAAGAGGAAAGTTGAAGGAGTTTCTTCGTGTAGTTTACCCTGACAGGAAGATGTTGGATTAAAAAGAAATTGCTCAGAATTATCCTTGTCTGAGTAATTTTGAACCGTGTTTGATAATTTTGGACTGTATATGTGTTGATTTTCTTTGTTTAAAAGGATTTTATTATCAAAATTTTCAAGTAAACTCTGAATTTCAGAGTTGTTATTCTGGGATTTAAGATTTTGCAAAAGACTGTTCAATTCTTTTATTTCTATCTGACCTGACTGAAGAAGTCTGACATAGGCTTTTAATTCAGAAGAAAACTCTAAAGACTGAAAGAGTTCCTGAAAGTTTTTGATATCCTGCAATAGAAAGTTGTGAAAAGAGGCAAATGGAAAAATAAATGGATTGTTATTTATTGAAGCTTTGGTTGAGAGGTCTTTGTTTTCAAAGAAAAGCTGTAGTAGTTCATTGAAAATCTCGTCAAATCCTGTAGATTTACTTTTTGCTACTGCCTGATTTTTAATTATATTTAATAGCTCCAGATTTATGTTTTCTGTTAACATCATACCAAAAAACAATTCAATCTTTATGCCAGTTTTAGTTTATTGATTTTAAAAGGTTTTTTATATTGAAAACGCAGATTATGAAGAGAAAAATTTTCCTACCTGGATGACTTTTCCTTTATTGAAACGATTTTCTTAGAAAGAATAGCTGCTTTTTCTGGATTTATATTGGCAAGAATTTTCCCTGCCTGACGTGGTTTTATTGCAAGAAGCAAAGCTACTGCAGTGTCTTCATCAAGTTTTTCAATTCTTGAAGCAGCCTCTTCAGGAGGCATTGCTTCGTATATTTTTGCAAGTCTCTGATAGTTTTCCTGCTGAGATTTTTCAAGCTGAGCTTTAAGTTCCTCCTGCTGCTTAATCTTTGCTTCAATCTCGCTCTTAAGTTTTTTCAACTCCTCGGTCTTTTTAGCAATATCTTCCTGAAGAATCTTCAATCTGTCTTCTTCTATGGATGTAGTTTGTTTATTTGATGTCTGCTGACCGATTAAAGTGCCTGCTGCCAATCCTAAAACAAGAATTAATATGGAAAGAATAATTGCTCTTTTAAACATCATTTACTCCTTACCTGACTTAAAAATACATCGGAAATTAGTTTCTCTTCAAGTTTTTCCAGATGTATTTTTATTCTGCTAATGAGTTTATCATAAAGCTGCTCAATTTTTTTTCTTTCTTTGAAAGCTTCTTCATAAACCTGCCTCTGGGCTTCCAGTTCATCATCTATTTTTTTTATGATTTCTCGAGTTTCCTTTAACTGTGTCAAAAGATACTGCATTTCATCATAAATTGAAAGGAGTTCCACTGAAGTTGCTTCCTTAAGAAAATCTAAAGAGCTGAATCTTTCCTCAAGCATTCTTAAGTATTCCTCCAGTTTTTGCCTTTCCGATAGGATGTTTATAAACTTCTGTTTTTCAAGCTCTTCTTCCCACTCTTTTAATCTGAGTATCATATTTAATGTATTTACATTCATTGCCCTTCAAATAAACTATAAAGCTGATTAAGACTTTCCTGAAAGCTTACTCTTTCATTTATATCCTGCCTTAAAAAATTGTTTATTTT
Protein-coding sequences here:
- a CDS encoding flagellar hook-length control protein FliK: MMLTENINLELLNIIKNQAVAKSKSTGFDEIFNELLQLFFENKDLSTKASINNNPFIFPFASFHNFLLQDIKNFQELFQSLEFSSELKAYVRLLQSGQIEIKELNSLLQNLKSQNNNSEIQSLLENFDNKILLNKENQHIYSPKLSNTVQNYSDKDNSEQFLFNPTSSCQGKLHEETPSTFLLNAVKTYSGSDSDNSEFPNAYIMKKTLNNKELSSQLNIFHNIQDRTNEIKNFEQKIELPFTRISEVSDIVFKAVSSSQKTVVVQLEPPELGKILIKLSMDNAGLRADMKVDYPHVKEALTALIPEIKSNLQSSGIKVSDFLLDLMKDYRGYSDSYNGQGQRKYRGNQKFFEYFV